One Janthinobacterium sp. TB1-E2 genomic region harbors:
- the aroC gene encoding chorismate synthase — translation MSGNSFGKLFTVTTFGESHGPAIGCVIDGCPPGLILSEADIQPELDRRKPGTSRHVTQRQESDTVEILSGVYQGVTTGTPIALLIRNEDQRSKDYGNIAESFRPGHADYTYWHKYGVRDPRGGGRSSARLTAPVVGAAAIAKKWLLQQYGTTFKGCMSQLGDIPVPFQSWEHVHANPFFAASGDADLIARMEEAMDQLRRDGDSIGARIDVIAQNVPVGLGQPIYDKLDADIAYAMMGINAVKGVEIGAGFDSVAQKGSEHGDELTPEGFIGNNAGGVLGGISTGQDISVSIAIKPTSSIRTPRRSIDKEGNPVMVETFGRHDPCVGIRATPIAEAMLALVLIDHALMHRAQCGDVSVSTPKLK, via the coding sequence ATGTCCGGCAATTCTTTTGGCAAGCTGTTTACTGTTACCACTTTCGGCGAATCGCATGGTCCGGCCATCGGCTGCGTGATCGATGGCTGTCCGCCGGGATTGATCCTGTCGGAAGCCGATATCCAGCCCGAGCTGGACCGCCGCAAGCCGGGCACGTCGCGCCACGTGACGCAGCGCCAGGAATCCGATACGGTCGAGATCCTCTCCGGCGTGTACCAGGGCGTGACGACGGGTACGCCCATCGCGCTGCTGATCCGCAATGAAGACCAGCGCAGCAAGGATTACGGCAATATCGCGGAAAGTTTCCGCCCCGGCCACGCCGACTATACGTACTGGCACAAGTACGGCGTGCGCGATCCACGCGGCGGCGGGCGCTCGTCGGCGCGCCTGACGGCGCCCGTGGTGGGCGCGGCGGCGATTGCCAAGAAATGGCTGCTGCAGCAATACGGCACCACGTTCAAGGGTTGCATGAGTCAGCTGGGCGACATTCCCGTGCCATTCCAGTCTTGGGAACACGTGCATGCGAATCCGTTCTTTGCCGCCAGCGGCGACGCGGATCTGATCGCGCGCATGGAAGAAGCGATGGACCAGTTGCGCCGCGATGGCGATTCCATCGGCGCGCGCATCGACGTGATCGCGCAAAACGTGCCCGTCGGCCTGGGTCAGCCCATCTACGACAAGCTCGATGCGGACATCGCCTATGCCATGATGGGTATCAATGCGGTGAAAGGTGTGGAAATCGGCGCCGGTTTCGATTCGGTGGCACAGAAGGGTTCAGAGCATGGCGACGAACTGACGCCGGAAGGCTTTATCGGCAATAACGCCGGCGGCGTACTGGGCGGTATTTCGACGGGGCAAGATATCAGCGTCTCGATCGCCATCAAGCCGACGTCGTCGATCCGCACGCCGCGCCGCTCGATCGATAAAGAAGGCAATCCCGTGATGGTGGAAACGTTCGGCCGCCACGACCCGTGCGTGGGCATCCGCGCCACGCCGATCGCCGAAGCCATGCTGGCGCTGGTGCTGATCGACCACGCCCTGATGCACCGCGCGCAATGCGGCGATGTGTCGGTGAGTACGCCGAAGTTGAAGTAA
- a CDS encoding HDOD domain-containing protein produces MNPGHFTVPTQLGKNTLDLLWARTRQQGDMPGFAKAISAILGAMRGEDDHEFDITQTVLSDPVLTHKVLRLANSGMYSAFGQRVNTVSKAVLVLGIDAIGHLALGLKLIEELSQASPDSVSAHVEMEKAVLAGMVAQQVATSAGSLQAEQAVVCSMLHTLGRMMVTFYMTDFWARMQAHAGPGNEAAAAREILGLSLPEVGYATAAHWGLPQHLINGMRPMDPSPDNSPVSGADWMAGLSTMAARCADSLWHDDAAGAAQVHALIDDYAGTLGITATDLVVAVDKAKAMAAADLSIAPLSKPAERRARQLASTRMRAEGNRVLIGGLADLRSAIGSASPGQMVSMALETLHQGFDFSRSVAFVRNHRDHLYSARISMGEGMADLQDLMVFGDAYEPNVFHAALNSDRVIFIDNARDPKFAAKLPQWWKATLSEARSFVVLPLSANGHPTGFLYGDWDDSFPPIQLNQTEFNLINDIRALLVQSVEMRHQLELVANKVA; encoded by the coding sequence ATGAATCCAGGTCATTTCACGGTACCGACACAGCTGGGCAAGAACACCCTCGACCTGCTGTGGGCGCGCACGCGCCAGCAGGGCGACATGCCCGGCTTCGCGAAAGCCATCAGCGCCATCCTCGGCGCCATGCGCGGCGAGGACGACCACGAATTCGACATCACGCAAACGGTGCTGTCCGACCCTGTCCTCACACACAAGGTGCTGCGCTTGGCCAACAGCGGCATGTATTCGGCCTTCGGCCAGCGGGTCAACACGGTGTCGAAGGCCGTGCTGGTGCTGGGCATCGACGCCATCGGCCATCTGGCGCTGGGCCTGAAGCTGATCGAAGAGCTTTCGCAGGCGTCGCCCGATTCCGTCAGCGCCCATGTGGAAATGGAAAAGGCCGTGCTGGCCGGGATGGTGGCGCAGCAGGTGGCCACCAGCGCTGGCAGCCTGCAGGCGGAGCAGGCCGTCGTCTGCTCGATGCTGCACACCCTGGGCCGCATGATGGTGACGTTCTACATGACGGACTTCTGGGCGCGCATGCAGGCGCATGCGGGTCCCGGCAACGAGGCTGCCGCCGCGCGCGAAATTTTAGGGCTGTCGCTGCCCGAAGTGGGCTATGCCACGGCCGCCCACTGGGGCTTGCCGCAGCACCTGATCAACGGCATGCGTCCGATGGACCCGTCGCCGGACAACTCTCCCGTCAGCGGCGCCGACTGGATGGCGGGCCTGTCGACGATGGCGGCGCGCTGCGCCGACTCGCTGTGGCATGACGACGCGGCTGGCGCGGCGCAGGTGCATGCGCTGATCGACGATTATGCGGGCACACTGGGCATCACGGCGACCGACCTCGTGGTGGCCGTGGACAAGGCCAAGGCGATGGCGGCGGCCGACCTGTCGATCGCGCCCCTGTCGAAACCGGCCGAACGGCGCGCGCGCCAACTGGCGTCGACGCGCATGCGCGCCGAAGGCAACCGCGTATTGATCGGCGGCTTGGCCGACCTGCGCAGCGCCATCGGCAGCGCCAGCCCGGGACAGATGGTCTCGATGGCGCTCGAAACGCTGCACCAGGGCTTCGATTTTTCGCGCTCGGTGGCGTTCGTGCGCAACCACAGGGATCATCTGTATTCGGCGCGCATCAGCATGGGCGAAGGCATGGCCGACTTGCAGGATTTGATGGTGTTTGGCGACGCGTATGAACCGAACGTCTTCCACGCGGCCCTCAATAGCGACCGCGTGATCTTCATCGACAATGCGCGCGACCCGAAATTTGCCGCCAAACTGCCGCAATGGTGGAAAGCGACGTTGTCGGAAGCGCGCAGCTTCGTCGTGCTGCCGCTGTCGGCCAACGGCCATCCCACGGGATTTTTATATGGCGACTGGGACGACAGCTTCCCGCCGATCCAATTGAACCAGACGGAATTCAACCTGATCAACGATATCCGGGCTTTGCTGGTGCAATCGGTGGAGATGCGGCACCAGCTGGAATTGGTGGCGAATAAGGTGGCGTGA
- a CDS encoding putative bifunctional diguanylate cyclase/phosphodiesterase, with the protein MFSSTPSAAHREARHELDNLMEEAGDVVFRLDTDGLILFASKRAATLFGAPSGLTGHLLLPLATEASRAALQAALEDALEEPGRLEVRLQTPDQEIWFELRLSSYMNAAGVAELLVVGRDTSAQHNTEERLRHMATHDALTGLPNRLLLSDRIRMVIAQAARSGQGFSVATIGLDGFKKVNDGLGHPVGDAVLRLAAARLRKTLRDSDTLARVGGDEFVAVLPGSATDAQIKLVTGRLLATLQAPFEVDGHTIYVGASVGVSIYPLHAEDEVRLVALADAAMSRAKETGKARCLVYSPRLNGPSEHDISLEAAMFQAVREGEFLLFYQPIVDAHTRQIQGFETLMRWKHPTLGLVPPVRFIPIAEANGLINLLGAWALKAACVQLKQFQEVAKRPLYISVNISPRQFRNDKFLDVLDDAIAFSGLSGEHLVLEITEGTLMIDPVHAETILVKMTERRARIAIDDFGTGYSSLAYLKRFPISVLKIDRTFIKDLPASSKDAAICNTILDLAKHLNLSVVAEGVETEEQMHFIESRGCQYVQGYLTGKPMPAHAALAALSDKTYAALVPVPSANEPRGGVQ; encoded by the coding sequence ATGTTTTCCAGTACCCCATCCGCCGCCCACCGCGAGGCCCGCCACGAGTTGGACAACCTCATGGAAGAGGCAGGCGACGTCGTGTTCCGGCTCGATACGGACGGCCTGATCCTGTTCGCCAGCAAGCGCGCGGCCACCCTGTTTGGCGCGCCATCGGGCCTGACCGGCCACTTGCTGCTGCCGCTGGCCACCGAAGCGTCGCGCGCGGCGCTGCAGGCTGCGCTGGAAGACGCGCTGGAAGAACCGGGCCGCCTGGAAGTGCGCCTGCAAACGCCGGACCAGGAAATCTGGTTCGAGCTGCGCCTGTCTTCTTATATGAACGCGGCCGGTGTGGCCGAATTGCTGGTGGTCGGGCGCGACACGTCGGCCCAGCACAATACGGAAGAACGGCTGCGCCATATGGCCACGCACGATGCGCTGACCGGCTTGCCGAACCGTTTGCTGCTGTCGGACCGCATCCGCATGGTGATCGCCCAGGCCGCCCGTTCGGGCCAGGGCTTTTCCGTCGCCACCATCGGCCTCGATGGCTTTAAAAAGGTCAACGATGGCCTGGGCCACCCCGTCGGCGACGCCGTGCTGCGCCTGGCCGCCGCGCGCCTGCGCAAGACCCTGCGCGACAGCGACACGCTGGCGCGCGTGGGCGGCGATGAATTCGTCGCCGTGCTGCCCGGCAGCGCCACGGACGCGCAGATCAAGCTGGTGACGGGCCGCCTGCTGGCCACCCTGCAGGCGCCATTCGAAGTCGACGGCCACACGATCTACGTGGGCGCCTCCGTGGGCGTGTCGATCTATCCGCTGCACGCGGAAGATGAAGTGCGCCTGGTGGCGCTGGCCGATGCGGCCATGTCGCGCGCCAAGGAAACGGGCAAGGCCCGCTGCCTGGTCTACAGCCCGCGTTTGAACGGCCCGTCGGAACACGACATCTCGCTGGAAGCGGCCATGTTCCAAGCCGTGCGCGAAGGCGAATTCCTGCTCTTTTACCAGCCCATCGTCGATGCGCACACGCGGCAAATCCAGGGCTTCGAAACCCTGATGCGCTGGAAGCATCCGACCCTGGGCCTGGTGCCGCCCGTGCGCTTCATCCCGATTGCCGAAGCCAATGGCCTGATCAATCTGCTCGGTGCCTGGGCATTGAAGGCGGCCTGCGTGCAGCTCAAGCAATTCCAGGAAGTGGCCAAGCGGCCGCTGTACATCTCCGTCAATATCAGCCCGCGCCAGTTCCGCAACGACAAATTCCTCGACGTGCTCGATGACGCGATCGCGTTTTCGGGACTCTCGGGCGAACACCTGGTGCTGGAAATCACGGAAGGCACCTTGATGATCGACCCCGTGCATGCGGAAACCATCCTCGTCAAGATGACGGAGCGCCGCGCGCGCATCGCCATCGACGATTTCGGCACCGGCTATTCTTCGCTCGCGTATCTGAAGCGCTTCCCCATTTCCGTGCTGAAGATCGACCGCACCTTCATCAAGGACTTGCCCGCATCAAGCAAGGATGCGGCCATCTGCAACACCATTCTCGACCTGGCCAAGCATTTGAATTTGTCCGTGGTGGCCGAAGGCGTGGAAACCGAAGAGCAGATGCATTTCATCGAGTCGCGCGGCTGCCAGTACGTGCAAGGCTACCTGACGGGCAAACCGATGCCGGCCCATGCCGCGCTAGCGGCCTTGAGCGACAAAACCTATGCGGCGCTGGTGCCTGTGCCGTCTGCCAATGAACCGCGCGGAGGGGTGCAATGA